From Clupea harengus unplaced genomic scaffold, Ch_v2.0.2, whole genome shotgun sequence, a single genomic window includes:
- the LOC122132758 gene encoding putative gustatory receptor clone PTE03: protein MENYSINSDILEIQGLDISESSIYPVFFAVLFFYITLLISNFGVLILIITEKSLHQPMYLLFCNLSVNDLFGNTVLLPRLLSDMFASKKLTTYAQCATQAFCSHTFGSASHMILIIMAIDRYVAICNPLRYTAIMTTKTIVKLSVSAWGVSLVLVAILLGLTIRLSRCRYIVLNAYCDNASLFKLSCEDVYINNLYGLVFTAVLFGSSIGCIVVTYLRIAMICWTKKSKELNNRALQTCGSHLLVYMIMLWTGFLTIILHRFPDYPYLRKLAYILFHVVPANLNPIIYGMQTKSLRQKILQILFRKVSSSAPQR from the coding sequence atggaaaactACTCTATTAACAGTGACATACTTGAAATCCAGGGTTTAGACATCTCTGAGTCATCCATTTACCCAGTGTTCTTTGCAGTGCTTTTCTTTTACATCACTCTGCTGATATCCAATTTTGGTGTGCTGATACTCATCATAACAGAGAAAAGCTTGCACCAACCCATGTATCTCCTGTTCTGCAACCTATCAGTCAACGATctctttggcaatactgttttACTTCCCCGTTTGCTGTCTGACATGTTTGCTTCAAAGAAATTAACCACGTATGCTCAGTGTGCCACACAGGCCTTTTGTAGTCACACATTTGGTTCAGCCTCACATATGATACTAATCATAATGGCCATTGATAGGTACGTTGCTATATGCAACCCATTACGATACACTGCAATAATGACAACGAAGACAATTGTGaagttgtctgtgtctgcctggggTGTGTCACTTGTATTAGTGGCTATTTTGCTGGGTCTCACAATTAGGTTGTCTCGCTGTAGATACATTGTCCTTAATGCTTATTGTGATAATGCATCATTGTTTAAATTATCTTGTGAAGATGTGTACATTAATAACCTATATGGGCTGGTTTTTACTGCAGTACTTTTTGGCTCCTCAATAGGATGTATTGTTGTGACATACTTAAGGATTGCAATGATATGCTGGACTaaaaaaagcaaagagctcAACAACAGAGCTCTACAAACATGTGGAAGTCACTTATTAGTATATATGATTATGTTGTGGACAGGGTTCCTTACAATAATTCTTCATCGTTTTCCAGACTACCCATATTTGAGAAAATTGGCATACATATTATTCCATGTTGTGCCTGCTAATTTAAATCCAATAATTTATGGTATGCAAACAAAGTCTTTACGGCAGAAAATTCTGC